One window from the genome of Gadus macrocephalus chromosome 7, ASM3116895v1 encodes:
- the cfap298 gene encoding cilia- and flagella-associated protein 298 isoform X2, whose amino-acid sequence MNGKRSVFPAEEQCLTRMRSGEGTDMKQAQAGVCVTAEMVKEALDQLRGAVMIVYPMGLPPHDPIRMELENNEDLSGMQASLQVVPEQECQLWWAAKELHREKKLQDYIGKNEKTKIVVKIQKRGQGAPAREPVVTDDQQKEMMMHYYRRQEELKKLEDADDDSHLDSDWSDRQALKRQFQGLNNIKWGPR is encoded by the exons ATGAATGGGAAGAGAAGTGTATTCCCAGCGGAGGAGCAGTGTTTAACAAGGATGAGATCGGGAGAAGGAACGGACATG AAACAAGCGCAGGCCGGTGTTTGCGTTACCGCTGAGATGGTGAAGGAAGCCCTGGATCAGCTGAGGGGCGCGGTCATGATCGTGTACCCCATGGGGCTTCCTCCTCACGACCCAATCAGGATGGAGCTGGAGAACAACGAAGACCTCTCAGGAATGCAG GCCTCTCTGCAGGTGGTCCCAGAGCAGGAGTGCCAGCTGTGGTGGGCTGCCAAGGAGCTGCACAGGGAGAAGAAACTACAGGACTACATCGGCAAAAACGAGAAGACCAAGATCGTAGTCAAAATCCAAAAG AGAGGCCAGGGGGCGCCAGCGAGAGAGCCTGTCGTCACAGATGACCAACAGAAGGAAATGATGATGCACTACTACAGAAGACAGGAGGAGTTGAAG AAACTGGAGGATGCAGACGATGACAGCCACCTGGACTCTGATTGGTCGGACAGACAGGCCCTGAAGAGGCAGTTTCAAGGCCTCAACAACATCAAATGGGGTCCGAGATAG
- the cfap298 gene encoding cilia- and flagella-associated protein 298 isoform X1, with amino-acid sequence MVQLHLKRGDESQFLLDTTADVSVESLVQQVAVVYNGRLKVERICSEMPELAEHGVTLPPNMQGLTEDQVLELKLKDEWEEKCIPSGGAVFNKDEIGRRNGHAPNDRMKEVLKKTMEEAKALVSKKQAQAGVCVTAEMVKEALDQLRGAVMIVYPMGLPPHDPIRMELENNEDLSGMQASLQVVPEQECQLWWAAKELHREKKLQDYIGKNEKTKIVVKIQKRGQGAPAREPVVTDDQQKEMMMHYYRRQEELKKLEDADDDSHLDSDWSDRQALKRQFQGLNNIKWGPR; translated from the exons ATGGTGCAACTACACCTGAAGCGTGGCGACGAGAGCCAGTTTCTGCTGGACACCACCGCGGACGTCTCCGTGGAGAGCCTGGTCCAGCAGGTCGCAGTCGTTTACAACGGGAGGCTCAAAGTGGAAAGGATATGCTCCG AGATGCCAGAGCTAGCTGAGCACGGGGTCACACTCCCTCCCAACATGCAGGGCCTGACGGAGGACCAGGTGCTGGAGCTGAAGCTGAAGGATGAATGGGAAGAGAAGTGTATTCCCAGCGGAGGAGCAGTGTTTAACAAGGATGAGATCGGGAGAAGGAACGGACATG CACCAAACGACAGGATGAAAGAAGTGCTGAAGAAAACGATGGAAGAGGCAAAGGCATTAGTCTCCAAA AAACAAGCGCAGGCCGGTGTTTGCGTTACCGCTGAGATGGTGAAGGAAGCCCTGGATCAGCTGAGGGGCGCGGTCATGATCGTGTACCCCATGGGGCTTCCTCCTCACGACCCAATCAGGATGGAGCTGGAGAACAACGAAGACCTCTCAGGAATGCAG GCCTCTCTGCAGGTGGTCCCAGAGCAGGAGTGCCAGCTGTGGTGGGCTGCCAAGGAGCTGCACAGGGAGAAGAAACTACAGGACTACATCGGCAAAAACGAGAAGACCAAGATCGTAGTCAAAATCCAAAAG AGAGGCCAGGGGGCGCCAGCGAGAGAGCCTGTCGTCACAGATGACCAACAGAAGGAAATGATGATGCACTACTACAGAAGACAGGAGGAGTTGAAG AAACTGGAGGATGCAGACGATGACAGCCACCTGGACTCTGATTGGTCGGACAGACAGGCCCTGAAGAGGCAGTTTCAAGGCCTCAACAACATCAAATGGGGTCCGAGATAG